Proteins from one Capricornis sumatraensis isolate serow.1 chromosome 2, serow.2, whole genome shotgun sequence genomic window:
- the CYB561D1 gene encoding probable transmembrane reductase CYB561D1 isoform X2 has product MQSLEFCLCMAEAILLFSPEHSLFFFCSRKARIRLHWAGQTLAILCAALGLGFIISSRTRSELPHLASWHSWVGALTLLATIGQALCGLCLLCPRAARVSRVARLKLYHLTCGLVVYLMATVTVLLGMHSVWFQAQIKGAAWYLCLVLPLYPALVIMHQISSSYLPRKKMEM; this is encoded by the exons ATGCAGTCTCTGGAG TTCTGCCTCTGCATGGCTGAGGCCATCCTGCTCTTCTCGCCCGAGCACTCCCTGTTCTTCTTCTGCTCCCGAAAGGCCCGGATCCGACTCCACTGGGCAGGGCAGACCCTAGCCATCCTCTGTGCAGCCCTGGGCTTGGGCTTCATCATCTCCAGCAGGACCCGCAGTGAGCTGCCCCACCTGGCGTCCTGGCACAGCTGGGTAGGGGCTCTGACGTTGCTGGCCACTATCGGCCAGGCACTGTGTGGACTTTGCCTCCTGTGTCCCCGGGCAGCCAGGGTCTCGAGGGTGGCTCGTCTCAAGCTCTACCATCTGACATGTGGACTGGTGGTCTACCTGATGGCTACAGTAACAGTGCTTCTGGGCATGCACTCTGTGTGGTTCCAGGCTCAGATCAAAGGTGCAGCCTGGTACCTGTGCCTGGTGCTGCCCCTCTATCCAGCCCTGGTAATAATGCATCAGATCTCCAGCTCCTACTTGccaaggaagaaaatggaaatgtgA
- the CYB561D1 gene encoding probable transmembrane reductase CYB561D1 isoform X1: MQSLEVGLVLAPPREPRLTRWLRRGSGILAHLVAVGFTIFLTVLSRPGTSLFSWHPVFMALAFCLCMAEAILLFSPEHSLFFFCSRKARIRLHWAGQTLAILCAALGLGFIISSRTRSELPHLASWHSWVGALTLLATIGQALCGLCLLCPRAARVSRVARLKLYHLTCGLVVYLMATVTVLLGMHSVWFQAQIKGAAWYLCLVLPLYPALVIMHQISSSYLPRKKMEM; encoded by the exons ATGCAGTCTCTGGAGGTAGGTCTGGTTCTCGCTCCGCCGAGGGAGCCGAGACTGACCCGCTGGCTGCGGAGAGGCAGTGGGATCTTGGCGCATCTGGTCGCCGTGGGCTTCACCATCTTCCTGACTGTGCTGTCCCGGCCAGGAACCA GTCTTTTCTCCTGGCACCCTGTATTCATGGCCTTGGCG TTCTGCCTCTGCATGGCTGAGGCCATCCTGCTCTTCTCGCCCGAGCACTCCCTGTTCTTCTTCTGCTCCCGAAAGGCCCGGATCCGACTCCACTGGGCAGGGCAGACCCTAGCCATCCTCTGTGCAGCCCTGGGCTTGGGCTTCATCATCTCCAGCAGGACCCGCAGTGAGCTGCCCCACCTGGCGTCCTGGCACAGCTGGGTAGGGGCTCTGACGTTGCTGGCCACTATCGGCCAGGCACTGTGTGGACTTTGCCTCCTGTGTCCCCGGGCAGCCAGGGTCTCGAGGGTGGCTCGTCTCAAGCTCTACCATCTGACATGTGGACTGGTGGTCTACCTGATGGCTACAGTAACAGTGCTTCTGGGCATGCACTCTGTGTGGTTCCAGGCTCAGATCAAAGGTGCAGCCTGGTACCTGTGCCTGGTGCTGCCCCTCTATCCAGCCCTGGTAATAATGCATCAGATCTCCAGCTCCTACTTGccaaggaagaaaatggaaatgtgA